The following proteins come from a genomic window of Natrinema saccharevitans:
- a CDS encoding glutamate--tRNA ligase: protein MDDDLRERIEREVEKHALLNAVKHESDADVGAIMGPLMGDNPDFREHGDEVPGIAGGVVGRVNDLGYEAKRERLEDLAPEELAEIEAEEEEDEHDLPDLPNADDYDEIRMRCAPNPNGPWHVGHARMPAVIGTYRERYDGWFCVRFDDTDPETKRPDLEAYDAILEDLEYLGFEPDDVYRASDRLETYYDHARELIELGGAYTCSCSGEAFSELKNAGEACPHREKDVETVTEEFAAMIDGEYESGEMVLRVKTDIEHKNPALRDWVAFRMIDTPHPREAASEYRCWPMLDFQSGIDDHLLGITHIIRGIDLQDSAKRQGFVYDYFDWEYPEVVHWGHVQLDDYDVKVSTSTISELIEAGELDGWDDPRAPTLKSLRRRGIRGEAIVEAMVGLGTSTSDVDLAMSSIYAANRDLIDEETDRRFFVRDGNQLPLAGDPPAEANPPLHPNHEERGVRKIPVGDSVMLEAEDLPDSAADDTRLWLKGLGGFELEDGVLRYATDDLDVVREEGVDVVHWVPADDRVPLRMRTIEGDVRGHAEPGVGDLEPDELVQFERVGFARIDRHESDDEDAETVAYYAHP, encoded by the coding sequence ATGGACGACGACTTACGCGAACGCATCGAGCGCGAGGTCGAGAAGCACGCGCTGTTGAACGCCGTCAAACACGAGAGCGACGCCGACGTCGGTGCCATCATGGGGCCGCTGATGGGCGACAACCCCGACTTCCGCGAACACGGCGACGAGGTCCCGGGCATCGCCGGCGGCGTCGTCGGCCGGGTCAACGACCTCGGCTACGAGGCCAAACGCGAGCGCCTCGAGGACCTCGCGCCCGAGGAACTCGCCGAGATCGAGGCCGAAGAAGAGGAAGACGAACACGACCTCCCCGACCTGCCCAACGCCGACGACTACGACGAGATCCGGATGCGGTGTGCGCCGAACCCGAACGGGCCCTGGCACGTCGGCCACGCCCGGATGCCCGCCGTCATCGGCACCTACCGCGAACGCTACGACGGCTGGTTCTGCGTGCGCTTTGACGACACCGATCCCGAGACCAAGCGGCCGGATCTCGAGGCCTACGACGCGATCCTCGAGGACCTCGAGTATCTCGGCTTCGAGCCGGACGATGTCTACAGGGCGAGCGACCGCCTCGAGACCTACTACGACCACGCCCGCGAGCTGATCGAACTGGGCGGGGCCTACACCTGCTCGTGTTCGGGCGAGGCGTTCTCCGAGTTGAAGAACGCGGGCGAGGCCTGTCCCCACCGCGAGAAAGACGTCGAGACGGTCACCGAGGAGTTCGCGGCCATGATCGACGGCGAGTACGAGAGCGGCGAGATGGTCCTCCGCGTGAAAACCGACATCGAACACAAGAACCCCGCCCTGCGCGACTGGGTCGCCTTCCGGATGATCGATACGCCACACCCCCGCGAGGCGGCCAGCGAGTACCGCTGCTGGCCGATGCTCGACTTCCAGTCGGGGATCGACGACCATCTGCTGGGAATCACCCACATCATCCGCGGGATCGACCTGCAGGACTCCGCGAAGCGACAGGGGTTCGTCTACGACTACTTCGACTGGGAGTACCCGGAAGTCGTCCACTGGGGCCACGTCCAGCTCGACGACTACGACGTGAAGGTGAGTACCTCGACCATCTCGGAGCTGATCGAGGCTGGCGAACTCGACGGGTGGGACGACCCGCGAGCGCCGACGCTCAAGAGCCTGCGCCGGCGCGGTATTCGGGGCGAGGCCATCGTCGAGGCGATGGTCGGGCTCGGCACCTCGACCAGCGACGTCGACCTGGCGATGAGTTCGATCTACGCCGCCAACCGCGATCTGATCGACGAGGAGACGGACCGCCGCTTTTTCGTCCGCGATGGCAATCAGCTCCCCCTCGCCGGTGACCCGCCTGCCGAGGCGAACCCGCCGCTGCACCCCAACCACGAGGAGCGGGGCGTCCGCAAGATCCCCGTCGGCGACTCGGTCATGCTCGAGGCCGAGGACCTCCCCGACTCGGCCGCCGATGACACGCGGCTCTGGCTGAAGGGACTGGGCGGGTTCGAACTCGAGGACGGCGTGTTACGGTACGCCACCGACGATCTCGACGTGGTCCGCGAGGAGGGCGTCGACGTCGTCCACTGGGTACCCGCGGACGACCGCGTCCCCCTCCGCATGCGGACGATCGAGGGCGACGTGCGTGGCCACGCCGAACCCGGCGTCGGCGACCTCGAGCCCGACGAACTGGTGCAGTTCGAGCGGGTCGGGTTCGCTCGCATCGACCGACACGAAAGCGACGACGAGGACGCGGAGACGGTCGCGTAC